One segment of Candidatus Limnocylindrales bacterium DNA contains the following:
- a CDS encoding FtsX-like permease family protein, which produces MKALLVLLRFVSRPELASRPVRSLLMIGTVAVGVALLTAMHISTESIVSGFAGDLERLGGKADLQVTFGTGETGFSEDLLEKVRAQPFVRQAAALIHSQVTFVDSQPETVELFGIDLLQDDVLALYEVEVLQRDPGDFQILDDPRGIFLTDVIAKQRGLSLGSKVRLSAVDGTNEYTVHGIIATKGLAAFLGGRLVAMFLPAAQPVAGRQGTFENSMVDQIDIRLKPGASISQAQESIEQLLQPGLHVDTPMQRRVVGLHTVDGLRSTLVGMSSLALLAAVFIIYASTTTMVLQRIPSMATLVTIGASPGILVRSIVVEAGLLGAIGSVAGVILGLELSNFIGEDAAAGMGLNYSLPFDAARVSWNPWIVLMAHPAGGILTAACAAYLPARRLRHVTPFLLQREDAPLFRSAFSWQAALAAATVPGLAGFITLVRGVSAGSAAMVSLGGILVIVSSVLAMLPVMNSAWAGALPVLSALSGISGKIAGENLLRALDRSLVTASAITLSVAISVGAGSLVQSFRTSVAGWYGFAGDALVSARAVTGGWLPAPVERNLEKPLRDLPNVKNVETLRVLQGQPYQGERIAVAAMSERLLLDAASHGTPVGGLGAAEIKSRLARGEGAAVSENFVAHFGLPTNNHISLATVTGMVDVAVVAIVPDYVSDKGSVILNRDTVATRWKDDLVNFYSVTLKPGGAVSGLAREVGDSVPSGRTLSVMPTQQMIDRVDGFIGEAFADIDTIKLLVLFLTAVGIADLVVSNVLSRRRELAVLRIVGLTDTQVIQIARLEGLAVTIAAAICGAAVGILCAWVWVHYNYPALVGYVLELSIAWQSIFISLALAAITAMLAATVAAAFALRQPALTTIRFES; this is translated from the coding sequence GTGAAAGCGCTGCTCGTACTGCTGAGGTTCGTCAGCCGCCCGGAGCTCGCGTCGCGGCCGGTCCGGTCGCTGCTGATGATCGGGACCGTCGCCGTCGGAGTAGCGCTGTTGACGGCGATGCATATCTCGACCGAGAGCATCGTCAGCGGGTTTGCCGGCGATCTCGAGAGGCTTGGCGGAAAGGCCGATCTTCAGGTGACGTTCGGGACGGGCGAGACGGGCTTTTCGGAAGACCTGCTCGAGAAGGTACGCGCGCAGCCGTTCGTGCGGCAGGCGGCCGCCCTCATTCACAGCCAGGTGACGTTCGTCGACAGCCAGCCGGAGACGGTGGAGCTGTTCGGCATCGATCTTCTGCAGGACGACGTCCTCGCGCTTTACGAAGTCGAAGTGCTTCAGCGAGATCCGGGCGACTTTCAGATCCTCGACGACCCGCGCGGGATCTTTCTAACCGATGTCATTGCGAAACAGCGAGGCCTGAGCCTGGGGTCTAAAGTGCGGCTGTCGGCCGTCGATGGCACGAACGAGTATACGGTCCACGGCATCATCGCTACGAAAGGACTCGCTGCATTTCTCGGCGGCAGACTCGTGGCGATGTTCCTGCCGGCCGCGCAACCTGTTGCCGGAAGACAGGGAACCTTCGAAAATTCGATGGTCGATCAGATCGACATCCGGCTGAAGCCGGGCGCGAGCATTTCGCAAGCGCAGGAGTCCATAGAACAGCTTCTTCAGCCTGGACTTCACGTGGATACTCCGATGCAGCGTCGGGTCGTGGGACTCCACACGGTCGACGGGTTGCGTTCCACGCTCGTTGGAATGAGCTCGCTCGCGCTGCTGGCAGCGGTCTTCATCATTTACGCTTCGACTACGACGATGGTCCTGCAGAGGATCCCGTCGATGGCGACACTGGTGACAATCGGAGCCTCGCCGGGAATTCTGGTTCGATCGATCGTGGTTGAGGCCGGATTGCTCGGGGCAATCGGTTCGGTCGCCGGAGTCATCCTGGGACTCGAGCTTTCCAATTTCATCGGCGAGGACGCTGCAGCGGGGATGGGATTGAACTACTCGTTGCCCTTCGATGCGGCGCGCGTCTCATGGAATCCGTGGATTGTGCTCATGGCACATCCTGCAGGTGGGATTCTGACTGCAGCCTGTGCGGCATACCTGCCTGCTCGGCGATTGCGACATGTGACGCCGTTTCTGCTTCAGCGAGAGGACGCGCCGCTATTTCGATCTGCATTCTCCTGGCAGGCGGCTCTCGCGGCAGCGACGGTGCCGGGACTTGCGGGGTTCATAACGCTCGTAAGAGGAGTTTCGGCCGGCTCTGCTGCAATGGTGTCGCTTGGGGGCATTCTCGTGATCGTATCTTCGGTCCTTGCGATGCTCCCGGTGATGAACTCGGCATGGGCGGGCGCGCTGCCTGTTCTGTCCGCTCTGTCCGGTATTTCGGGAAAAATTGCCGGAGAGAATCTTCTTCGTGCGCTCGATCGGAGCCTGGTGACGGCTTCCGCCATCACGCTCAGCGTCGCGATTTCGGTCGGGGCGGGCAGTCTCGTGCAAAGCTTTCGCACGTCGGTCGCGGGCTGGTACGGTTTTGCCGGAGACGCTCTGGTATCTGCGCGCGCCGTGACCGGCGGGTGGTTACCGGCTCCTGTCGAGCGAAACCTCGAGAAGCCGCTTCGCGATCTCCCGAACGTCAAGAATGTCGAGACGCTTCGCGTCCTTCAAGGACAGCCGTATCAGGGCGAGCGCATAGCAGTCGCAGCGATGAGCGAGAGGCTCTTGCTCGACGCCGCCAGCCACGGGACGCCCGTCGGTGGCCTCGGCGCCGCCGAAATCAAGTCGCGCCTCGCGCGCGGCGAAGGAGCGGCCGTTTCCGAAAACTTCGTGGCGCACTTCGGATTGCCGACGAACAATCACATCTCGCTCGCGACCGTGACGGGCATGGTCGATGTTGCCGTCGTGGCCATCGTCCCCGACTACGTGTCCGACAAGGGCTCGGTGATCTTGAATCGCGACACCGTCGCGACGAGATGGAAAGACGACCTCGTAAATTTCTATTCTGTCACTCTCAAGCCCGGAGGCGCCGTTTCCGGGCTCGCCCGTGAGGTTGGCGATTCCGTACCGAGCGGGCGCACTCTGTCGGTAATGCCGACGCAGCAGATGATCGACCGTGTCGACGGATTCATCGGCGAGGCGTTTGCCGATATCGATACGATTAAGCTGCTCGTGTTGTTCCTGACGGCCGTCGGAATCGCTGACCTCGTAGTCTCCAATGTTCTGTCACGAAGGCGTGAACTGGCCGTGCTGCGAATTGTCGGGTTGACCGACACGCAGGTGATCCAGATTGCACGACTCGAAGGATTGGCCGTTACCATCGCTGCCGCAATTTGCGGAGCGGCAGTCGGGATCCTCTGCGCGTGGGTCTGGGTGCACTACAATTACCCGGCGCTTGTCGGATACGTTCTCGAGCTGAGCATCGCGTGGCAGAGCATTTTCATCTCTCTTGCGCTCGCCGCAATCACGGCAATGCTGGCCGCCACCGTCGCGGCTGCGTTTGCACTGCGACAGCCGGCACTGACGACCATTCGATTTGAGTCATGA
- a CDS encoding ABC transporter ATP-binding protein yields MEALCSVDLEVPRGQMCAIMGPSGSGKSTLLHLAAGLVTPDTGDVRIDNDVISSLSADTLSVLRRRKIGIIFQFFNLLPYLTAAENVALPLRLDEVAEDVVRAAVSENLDRVGMSNRANHKASTLSGGEMQRIAIARALAISPAVVLADEPTGNLDSVAGRQIIELLRDLNDSTGVTMLIVTHDPVWGSFCDRIVRLNDGRICEDIFLGAESSS; encoded by the coding sequence GTGGAGGCGCTCTGCTCGGTCGACCTCGAGGTGCCGCGCGGACAGATGTGCGCGATCATGGGTCCGAGCGGATCCGGAAAAAGCACGCTTTTGCATCTTGCCGCAGGGCTGGTGACGCCGGATACCGGGGACGTTCGGATCGACAACGACGTGATCTCGTCTCTGAGCGCCGACACGCTGTCGGTGCTGCGGCGACGCAAGATCGGAATCATTTTCCAGTTCTTCAACCTCCTTCCTTATCTTACCGCTGCCGAAAACGTTGCCCTCCCGCTTCGACTCGATGAGGTTGCCGAAGACGTCGTACGGGCTGCTGTCAGCGAGAATCTCGACAGAGTCGGAATGTCGAACCGCGCAAATCACAAGGCCAGCACGCTGTCGGGAGGCGAGATGCAGCGCATCGCCATTGCTCGCGCGCTCGCGATTTCCCCGGCAGTTGTGCTTGCCGACGAACCGACGGGAAATCTCGATTCAGTTGCCGGAAGACAGATCATCGAGCTTTTACGCGACCTCAACGACAGCACGGGCGTCACCATGCTGATCGTCACTCATGATCCGGTGTGGGGTTCTTTCTGTGATCGAATCGTCCGGTTGAACGACGGCCGTATCTGTGAGGACATCTTCCTCGGCGCCGAGAGCTCGAGCTGA
- a CDS encoding PadR family transcriptional regulator → MASGNLRYAVLGLIASKNDGVHGYQLKGECEAIADEFWALNYGRLYRILDELEAAGSLSVADEIQKGRPNKKVYRITEKGQQHLDDWLLAPVEANAQPLRDEMVLKLLFLGADDIDRIYEIIKQQRSVYLTRLARVTRRRRRLEKAGVSMRATEMILDGAEMRVRADLSWLESIERRLIRQN, encoded by the coding sequence ATGGCAAGCGGAAACCTTCGATACGCGGTGCTCGGACTCATCGCGAGCAAAAACGACGGCGTTCACGGCTATCAGCTCAAAGGCGAGTGCGAGGCGATTGCCGACGAATTCTGGGCTCTGAATTACGGTCGACTGTATCGCATTCTCGACGAGCTCGAGGCGGCAGGATCGCTGTCCGTTGCCGACGAGATCCAGAAAGGACGCCCCAACAAGAAGGTCTACCGCATCACCGAAAAGGGACAGCAGCATCTCGACGACTGGCTGCTGGCGCCGGTCGAAGCCAACGCCCAGCCATTGCGCGACGAGATGGTGCTCAAACTTCTGTTCCTGGGCGCGGATGACATCGATCGTATATACGAAATCATAAAGCAGCAGCGCAGCGTCTATCTTACGCGTCTTGCAAGGGTCACACGGCGCAGACGACGGCTCGAGAAGGCCGGCGTGAGCATGCGCGCCACCGAGATGATCCTGGACGGCGCCGAGATGCGAGTACGAGCGGACCTTTCATGGCTCGAGAGCATCGAACGGCGACTCATACGCCAGAACTGA